A region from the Triticum urartu cultivar G1812 chromosome 1, Tu2.1, whole genome shotgun sequence genome encodes:
- the LOC125536875 gene encoding cytochrome P450 84A1-like, which yields MVGLSKIDTEWLQEPLTWLFVASVFFVLLQRQRGKAPPLPPGPYSPPIVGNIFMMDQLTHRGFAALAKQYGGLLHLRLGKVHTFAVSTPEYAQQVLQAQDAAFSHRPATIATTYLTYNRADMVFARYGPFWRQMRKLCVMKLFSRRRPVTWLAVRDESAALVRAVARRSGEPVNLGDLIFNLSMNVTFRAAFGAEAAGDGDGRKRDEFIAIMQEFSKLFGAFSIGDFIPWLGWADPQGINVRLRAARAALDEFIDKIIDEHIKRGKNPDDTDADMVDGMLAFLPEAKPEKAAGDDLQNTLCLNRDNIKAIIMDVMFGGTETVASAIEWAMAEMMHSPDDLLQLQQELADTVGLGRNVDESDLNNLSFLKCVIKETLRLHPPIPLLHRENAEDCVVGSYSVPQGSSVNINVFAMSRDANVWKDADTFRPSRFMAGEGEAARVDFKGGCFQFLPFGSGRRSCPGMALGLYSPELVIAQLAHGFNWALPDGKKPSELDMGDIFGLTAPRATRLWVVPTPRLTCPLVVDVDAAC from the exons ATGGTGGGCTTGTCCAAGATCGACACGGAATGGCTTCAAGAGCCACTGACATGGCTGTTCGTTGCCTCGGTCTTCTTCGTGTTGCTTCAGCGGCAGCGTGGCAAGGCGCCGCCGCTGCCCCCAGGACCGTATTCGCCGCCGATTGTCGGCAATATCTTCATGATGGACCAGCTGACTCACCGGGGCTTCGCGGCGCTGGCCAAGCAGTACGGCGGCCTTCTTCACCTCCGCCTCGGCAAGGTCCACACCTTCGCCGTATCGACGCCGGAGTACGCCCAGCAGGTGCTGCAGGCCCAGGACGCCGCCTTCTCGCACCGGCCTGCCACCATCGCCACCACCTACCTCACCTACAACCGCGCCGACATGGTGTTCGCCCGCTACGGGCCCTTCTGGCGCCAGATGCGCAAGCTGTGCGTGATGAAGCTCTTCAGCCGGCGCCGTCCCGTGACGTGGCTCGCCGTGCGCGACGAGTCCGCGGCGCTCGTCCGTGCCGTGGCCCGGCGGAGCGGCGAGCCCGTCAACCTCGGCGACCTCATCTTCAACCTCAGCATGAACGTCACCTTCCGCGCGGCGTTTGGCGCTGAAGCCGCCGGCGACGGCGATGGCCGGAAGCGGGACGAGTTCATCGCCATCATGCAGGAGTTCTCCAAGCTCTTCGGCGCGTTCAGCATCGGGGACTTCATCCCGTGGCTCGGCTGGGCGGACCCGCAAGGCATCAACGTGCGCCTCCGCGCCGCGCGCGCCGCCCTCGACGAGTTCATCGACAAGATCATCGACGAGCACATAAAGAGGGGCAAGAACCCTGACGATACGGACGCCGACATGGTAGACGGCATGCTCGCGTTCCTCCCTGAAGCCAAGCCGGAGAAGGCCGCTGGCGACGACCTGCAGAACACGCTCTGCCTCAACCGTGACAACATCAAGGCCATAATCATG GACGTGATGTTTGGTGGGACGGAGACAGTGGCGTCGGCAATAGAATGGGCAATGGCCGAAATGATGCACAGCCCAGATGACCTCTTGCAGCTGCAGCAGGAGCTTGCTGATACGGTGGGTCTCGGCCGAAACGTGGACGAGTCGGACCTCAACAACCTCTCATTCCTCAAATGTGTTATCAAGGAGACACTCCGGTTACACCCGCCCATCCCGTTGCTCCACCGCGAGAACGCCGAGGATTGTGTGGTCGGCAGCTACTCCGTGCCCCAGGGCTCGAGCGTCAATATCAACGTTTTCGCCATGAGCCGCGACGCCAATGTGTGGAAGGACGCCGACACATTCCGTCCGTCGCGGTTCATGGCGGGGGAAGGGGAGGCAGCCCGGGTTGACTTCAAGGGCGGATGCTTCCAGTTCCTGCCGTTTGGGTCTGGTCGTCGCTCGTGCCCCGGGATGGCGCTCGGCCTGTACTCGCCAGAGCTCGTTATTGCGCAGCTCGCCCACGGGTTCAACTGGGCGCTGCCCGACGGTAAGAAGCCGTCGGAGCTCGACATGGGTGACATTTTCGGCCTCACTGCACCGCGTGCCACAAGGCTTTGGGTCGTACCCACGCCCCGACTTACCTGCCCTTTGGTTGTTGATGTCGACGCCGCATGCTAG